The following nucleotide sequence is from Rhipicephalus microplus isolate Deutch F79 unplaced genomic scaffold, USDA_Rmic scaffold_16, whole genome shotgun sequence.
CCCGGACAAGTAGCGACTGGAATCGCCTTCGTTTTGACACAGCATCCATTAATGACGTCCAACAGTTTCGAAATGTTCAAACAAACATTGTATAATAAGgagtttttttaatgtttttattttcattgtGTAAATGATGTTAGTGTTTGTTGTATCTTAAcgtctttgtgcttttttgtTCCTTGTTCTCACACCACTCTCCTCTGTATTGcctttggccctgagggtatcataaataaataaaataataaaataaaataaaataataaatcgaGAGTTCAGTCATGCTACAACCATAATGTAACAAGGCACCTGTATACAATGTAATTAAAAGTTACTGTTAACAGCTCCAGGCTCCCCTCCTCGACATCTTCCCGAGACTCGGGCTGGCTCTGGTCCTTTGGGCAGAACGCCGGCAACGTCAATACACAGACTTCAAGACGGCGGCACGAACATTCGTGGCTGACATGGTAGCTAAGCACTGGAAAACTCACTGTTAACGCAATAAGAAAGCACATGAGCAAATGAACCCTTATTCAAGAAGAGAATGATCAAATCcacgtatcctggttcccagcccacatgagACAGATACCGGGACTCGATCACTGCAATCCCAATGAAGAGGTCAACAGCCGGGCGCGTGAACTCACACGCCGTGCCGCGAGCAACATCTCTCGAGGGGTGGGCGctacgagaatctctgcagccagaaaaaagcactcacataccacgagatcacttgACATTACGCGGGAAAAGGCGTaccttcccagcaccgcacccaaaagttaacaaagcacaagctctaactctcagaagattgcaaacatgtacgtacataacaccatccgcCTTACACAGATTCGACTCCGACACACCACTCACGTGCTCGCTTTGCAACAGTCAACTTTCAAACACATGTtttggctgtgccctacccacgGCACAGCATAACTAGccacccaagaggcttggcaggaagtcGTCAAGAGCAAGTAATAGAAGCAGCAACTACAGGCGGTCAAGAGGGCCCGAGACATCGCTACAAGCTTTCGGCTACCAGTGCCATCCTCGCGGAGCCTTCAGTCTAAATTAAGGGTCGGACTGGCCCCTGCTCAGCCTCCTCAGCATATCTTCAAGAAAGTCAATATCACTCACTCTAGTGGCTACAACACACTACAGAAAGCTTATGCGGAACGTGCATAGATACTACTGCTTAGGTCGAAAACGTCTCTACCTTATGAAGCTTCCATCGAACATGCGACGTTTGCAAGCATAATTATTTAATGGTAACCACGTATACGCTGCATGCTTCGACGCCACAACAAAGTATGCTACGGGCGCTCAAAAGCTCGATCCGCTCGATGAGACaccgaattcttttttttttggaagctaCGAGGTGTGCCATGTTATTCGCTAGTTATAGATGCTCTGTAAAGGGCAGCGGTATGTTGCAGCCGTTCATAATAGAATTTgacagagacaggaaaaggccgGCCTGCTGAGACACGCTACATGCAGTGATCAAGACGATAATCTCTCGGTCCTCGATGTTGGATTCCCACGCGTGTCAACTATATTCTATGTGCATAGCAAATAGGAAGACTGAAGTTGTCTAGTGCGGCACAAGAGAACTTGCACAGGCACAAGCTGTGGCGATGGTGGTGGTTCTTGTGCGCACTGTGGGAAAGGTTTCTGAGAAATTGAGGGCAGTGTAGTCCTTTACGTCTATAACCTTGGATTTAGCCGTACGTCGCTGGGATGGGCAGGTGACGAAAGCGTGGTGGCGATGCCGCCGTTAACGGCACTGGAGCTGGCATATTACTGGCTGCGGATACTGTCTTGTCTGCCGTGCAGACGAGCCGCGAGTCATGTGCTGGAGATACATGTGGCGCGACTCTTCGTGGTGTGGTGACGAGCCGTGTTGGATAGACTGCAAGGAATGCCCGCTGTAGTCGAAGAATTAGTAGGGGGAGAAAAATACGTGTGCGGAATGTATGGTGCTGAATTATTGGAGCATATTTTCACACTTTTGTTTTCCAAAGGAATTTTTCCACAAAAGTTGCAAGCTGCAGACGTCATTGTTCTGTACAAAGAAGGAGACAAAAATGCACTTAACAGTATATTGCCAATAACTATAGTTTCAATAATCTCAAATGACTGGAAAAACAAAGTCAAATGCGTATAATTTCTTTCCTAGATAAGCATGACACTATCACTCGTTTGAAGTTTGGTTTTGATAAAAGCCGTACGACTTAACAAGCTCTTTTAGAGCAAAATGAAATTCATACTAAGTGCTTTTAAAAGCAAACTACACCCTTTAGGCATCTTCGTGAACCATTGAAAAGCATTTGACACAACAAATTACAAAATTCTGGTAATATAATGTGCACACTGTGTTTTCTTACAACTCAATGAATCCTTATAAATGAACAGCAGGAAATACTCGTCGGCAATCGTACCTCCAATTTCATAAATATTTCAGCAGGTGTGCCACAACGTAGCATATAAGGACCTTTGCTTTTTTTATATACATGAATGATATTGTAAAAATTTACTTGCCTGGAAAATGTAATATATCCGCTGATGATAGAACATTCATTCTTAGTGCTGAAAattagaaaacatttatttagtgaCGCAGATAAGGTACTGCCGAAGTTGCCCACGTGGAAAATTATTTACTGTGTAAAAAAAGGTTTGGAAATAATATTCGACGAGCACATGTCTAGGAACGCACATACCAAAAAGATATCTGGCTCTATATCAAGTATTCAAGGCACATTATTGCCGGTTCATTTCTCGCTAAGACAGTCAGACTTCTCACCTCTAAACCACTGCTTTTATCTTATGTTAAGTACTGTCGTCAGGTTCATGGTACAAAATCAACAAATATCCGGAAATTGCACGCCTTACAGATAAGGACTGTTAGTGCCTTTACACATGTTCCTTAGTGCAGTCACACCACTGTTTTATTTCACTACATGAAGTCATTAACCTACTAGCTGCAACAGAATTCTACAACGCAATGCATGTGAAATGCTACCACGCACAATTAAAAGGCGACAAAGTCTTAGGAACCACTGCCATCCAAAACCACCACAAAGTTGTTCGTAACGGCCGCTTCAATCACACGTGGTTTATACCACTCACGTGCACAACTACGCTAAAGAAATGCTTCGTTTTCTCTTGGCGTTTTTCCTGATTGCTATAGCAGTCATCTGAGTAAAATTGAACATACTTTTTTAACATTTATTTCTCAAAACTCATGAACCCATGTCCAGTCTGAGTTTGGTACTAATCTCGTTTTTCTTGTATCGTTACACTCTATTATTGAATTCGTATGAATAAGAAATAATTATAATCATTTGTATTTTTCTCGTTTTACCTTTTGGCTTTGTTGTTTTTCAGCTTTATGCTTTATTTACCTTGCATAGACTGTCACTAAACTGTTTGCTCAATTTTTACATTGTTATggcaataaaatcatgactatgccacctattagaaaggggtcatggtcccAGCAAAGCCCATTACAGGCTTTCTGACGACGTCCCTCTGCATCCCAGGTGTTGAGAACACACTTTCAAAGCTTCAAAGGTGGGCTCTCTGCGAACGTATCCGGTAGGACATACGCGGCCTGCTCTACCCAGAATCGTCGAAGACGTTTGAGTGAAATTCACCAAACGACGAGCAAAAAGTTGCCAAATATCATCATTTTCCTTTCAATTCCGCCAAGAAGTCGCCACCCACATAAGATCTATGCAGCGTGcccagtaacaaaaaaaaatattaattaTGTATAGCCCGGTGGAGTTTAGTACCTTGCTTAACTCCTAAATTATATTCAAGTTTTTTCTAGTGCCAGTCGCATCACACACTACGCCGTGGGAGGGGTTAGTGGGCTTGGAGTCGCATCACCTACTGAGAAAGGGCATGCCTATGGCAGCAGCGTCCCTGAATTCTAGTGACTGGTACCAGACGTTATTGATGGTTTCAGTTGTAGATAATACTGCGCGAAGTACTCGCTAGGACAAGGCAGGGATTGTGGTCGTAGCCTTCCTGCAGACTTTGATAACTTCATTGTAGTGCAATAATGTGTGCGGGAAATGAGCAACTGGCATGGTTCTGTTTGATGTAGCATATGCTGTGGCCAGACATggagggtcagtgttgccagatgcCGCAAAATTCGGCAGAAAAATTTGTCCTTGTAGTTGTGCCTTATCCATGagggtttggtgtcgtccgcggtgcattttgctagtgcatgagcgacgctggccgttttattTAACAGAATGAACCACGCCTTGCAGACGTTGGGACGCGTTCTCATgttgtgtgctgctgtgcaatcaAGAGGTCTTTTTAATTAAAGAAATTGGAACCGCGCCTTGCAGACATTGGGgcacgttctcttgctgtgtgcactgctgGGCAACTAATAAattgtgtctcagagttagggaatcaaCGACGTGTCATCCGCCGTGcgtttcgcgagtgcgatgaacttgtccgcgagtgtgtgtgcgacgtaattaacgctaTTAACCGCGCGTACAGAAGTCGGGGCgcgttttcttgctgtgtgcgcagctgtgcaaataagagaagacgtctcagtattagggattacgggCAAACTAAATAGAGTCTCAGCATGCAATGCGCTGCTCAAACCCCACCCCtattttttcacagctgatcatGCCGCGTCGGCCGCATGCAacgacggggacgctacgcttctctagctgtgtcagcacaagacttatcgttcggactcgtgtaatgggacgaataaacgtcccaaggctggctaATCGGGGTATGTTGGATGGGCTACAGCtatatacgcctggaaggctgctcaGTATCACTCTATCGACGCAGTTGGAGCGCattaagcgcgacttgcgcgtaccttTAAGTAGGACCCCGCCGACCAGCCGCCGTCGTttgcagggccccacccacaataagcacaaatgaCCGAAATTCCAAATAATGTATGTTTATGCGGGGTCCTAGTTACAGGTACGTGCGAGTCGTGCCTAATTCACTCCAACtgcgtcgataaagcagccttcagTGTTATTGAGCCAGTTTAGtagtgaaataataaaaaaagctttCAGCTCCTAAAGAACCCAAAGAACAGCGTATAGCGCCACCGCCTCGCAGCAGTCCGCAAGCCTTAACTTTGCTGAGAGATAGCTGGCTGACGCATCAGTGTGCCAGTTCCCGTACTGAATTGCGCGTTAAGTGCGCCTTATGCAGGGGGATTTCAGCCTtcaaaaaataaagaaggaaggttattcatttatttaaaaGTACCTAACAGGCCCCCTGGGGAGCAGTGAGTATGGGGAACTACACAAAATAAGATAACAACTAAAAAAGCAAATACCGGAGTGCAGAGAGCGTAAACAAAATCACGTGCTGGCAATGCGATGTAAGATGTGTAATTAAGAGGCAAATATTACTAAGAATGCACAAAAAATAAGACAGTGAACACTAGTTGTTGTTACCAAAGAAGCCGCGGAATGCCCAcgtaaaaaaacacacacacatttcaAAATGCGCATAGCGTAAGTACACACAAAAACATTGAAGCATACAGTACTGAAGATTGCAAAACAATGCTAAAACTAGAGAAAAACAGCAACGATACCCTAAAGTGCCAAAAACCTCAACTTTGAGAGATCTATATTGCTTCTTTATGAACTCCAAGATGAGCGCCGTAGGCGGTGCGATTTAAACAGGAGATATATTGCTAAGCTGAAGCTGAACTCCATTCCCTCCCAagttttttgctttctttatctCAATAACAATGAAGGATTGCTAGATTCCGGTTGTATATGGAGAAAATAGTGCCATTGTTTTGCAACTAGTTTTGTTATAGCGCGGAGACATGGAAATTAAGGGCGATGCGGCCTCGTGGGCGGAGCTTATATTTATTCTGAGGTTGTCACCTACTTTAGGAaaccgagcgcaagcgtctttaacgcAACCGCCGCTCTGCTCCTTTCATCAATCTTCACCAACAATCCGCCACGTACAGCGGCTATCCAGAAGACcgagagaggcactcgttggcAAAGCGCGCAgaagccaatcggagagtagcggcacttCGGCGAGTAGCGGCACTTCGGCGAGTAGCGGCAGAGTAAtgccatctaggaaatgagatgATAAATGGTTATTCATTTCTTTTGCCCTGTTTTCTTTCTCGTCACTTTTTCCCTCGGTTACGCATGACTAGTTACAAGGTtagactataaggagcttcgcccgtaaaataTTTTCCGACGCACGAAATCCAACAGGCTACCTCTCTCGCTTGGAAGCGCGCAGCTTTCACCACCGAGTCACAAAACCAAACGTCATCCGCTGTAGAAACGGTAAGCTTATTATATAGGCCATTTACCGGCGGCGGTATGCCAATCTCGGAAGCTGGGACATCAGCGTGTTCTCGGACTTTCCAGGGAGCTTTCGCGAACGACGCACTAGGTGGCACGCTCATATACTTAGCCCAACGGGGTGTGGTCATCCGCGCGAGCGCGCACGCTCGTCTCGCGGTGGCGGAAAATTGTACGTGTTGGGCTTTCACCAGAATGATATCCCTGAAGTTACAGGGCAGACGACAGACACTTCATCGCTGCGGTCTTTCCGTTTGCGAGGAGAgcacgcttttcaaacacagcaaagtaaAAGCTAGTGTCTTTCAGTATTTTTCGTGCGTCTTTTGAGTTTCAGCAGCGGGTTGAACTGCGAACGTCGATTGCTCGCACTCGTCTTGTGGGTATTCGTCTTGTTTCGTCCGGGGCAGCACGTTGCATGTTTATATCTGGTTGCCGTTCTTCGCGCGACTTTCCAATTTTCTGCCCTAGCACTCAATGATTTGTCTAGATTGAATTACTatgaatatttattattattattactattattgttAATCTAATAAAATATTAACATTGTCATTCATGGTTTCCTGGAAGCTTTCATTCAATAGCCGTGAGTTGCACTACCTTCTCGATCGGTAAACCTTTCCTTGCGCGCCCACTACGCCACGAGATGAGCCAGGGCAGGGGCCAGGTAATGTAAACTCTTAGCGCACTACAGGGAAACGGAAGCGACGTAGAGAGTTCTTAGCTTGCAATTAGGGTTTCCCGTTTCTTTACTGAGTCGCTTTAGTTTTTCTGTAACGCGCCAAGAGTTTCCAGAGCGCCACTCAAAATGTCGAACTACTGGAGGTTCACAGCATCGCTTTAGTGAAAGTTGCATCCTGATACTTGAGTGCCTGGGTCCTGCTGGCAAACATGGGCAGCTGCAACGTCACCACAGCCGCAAAACCCCGGTCACTCGATACTGCTGCAGATTTGTCGTTAAGATGCGCAACCTTGTTGGAAATGCACAACCATAGATTGAGTAGTTTAGCAATAATTTGATAAGCCTAACTCCAGCTCAAGAACATTTTAGTGAGTGAGTCCGAGTAAGCTAAAGAACATTATGTATTTCTTCAGTGAGTCTGATAGAGTTCCGCTTTTTTTCGCCGACCTATGTGCAGAATTGACTCAACCAAAAGTGTACTTGGTAAAAGTGTTTTTATTTTCATCACCACCCGCATGAATGAGTGCATTTTACGGTGTCATTTTGAGATGTAAGTGCCACTGGTGCGTACAAGAAAGAGATTCACGTGTGCTTAGCAGAATTCTCTGCAAGCGCAGAATGTACCATCGACGGCTCATCGGGGTGGCAGACGATCTTATTGCAGCAGGCGGGAAATGGACCAGCTCCGTGCGTTACATGACAGCCGGCATGTGGCAAACCAACAGCGATGCACCTGCAAGAACAATGACATCATGATGGCCTATAACCCTGGCATATATCTCTATGCAGCTTTCATTCCAATAGACATGGTACGAATCATTGCGTGGCTCTTTCAAAATCATCTATCCATTGAAACAAATTACGTGCATGATTTTCAGAACTTGCCTTATGTTCGCAGTGACGACAAACTGGGTCGCACATTGTACAATTTAAGACGACACCCGCAGGGGAGGGGGGCACCAGGTTTTTTGATATTTCAGCTTTGTTACCATGCATGAACGATACTGCGCGAAATACGAtagagatctaacacac
It contains:
- the LOC119166644 gene encoding uncharacterized protein LOC119166644 isoform X4; translated protein: MFYATATSYDCLHEQLKIKNNETLHSEHPCESFHCDARHKVVYVEGCIAVGLPHAGCHVTHGAGPFPACCNKIVCHPDEPSMVHSALAENSAKHT